A genome region from Desulfurobacteriaceae bacterium includes the following:
- a CDS encoding nucleotidyltransferase family protein — translation MTEKKKLTEKEIIIDKLKKIENYLEKEYGIKRIGVFGSIVRNEQKESSDIDILIETSGNTLSLIKYMKLKFFLENIFNRKVDLVLKKALKPRLREKILKEVIYVKK, via the coding sequence TTGACGGAAAAAAAGAAATTAACAGAAAAGGAAATAATTATCGATAAACTAAAGAAAATTGAAAACTACTTAGAGAAAGAATATGGAATAAAAAGAATAGGAGTCTTTGGTTCAATAGTTAGAAACGAACAAAAAGAAAGTAGTGATATAGATATCCTCATTGAAACTTCAGGAAATACGCTATCCTTAATAAAATATATGAAGCTAAAGTTCTTTCTTGAAAACATTTTCAATAGAAAGGTTGATTTAGTTTTAAAAAAAGCTCTCAAACCTCGATTAAGAGAAAAAATTCTAAAGGAAGTTATTTATGTCAAGAAGTAG
- the nadD gene encoding nicotinate (nicotinamide) nucleotide adenylyltransferase, whose amino-acid sequence MVSLKALFGGSFNPVHVGHLIIARDILETFNFEKIFFVPAYLQPLKGELFLPAELRLELLKVSIEGEKGFSIWNYEIKKGGVSYTVDTLKEFWKVYREKPVFIMGMDSFNYFYLWKKPKEILKLSKIVVVKRPGYKVDVEKVEESLGVSIKFVEVNRGDLLDNNVFNEVDIVIYNGRSVEISSTEIRNRLQSGQSISYFLPEKALKILWRWWENAFQKNV is encoded by the coding sequence GTGGTTAGTTTGAAAGCCCTTTTTGGAGGAAGTTTTAACCCTGTTCACGTAGGACATTTAATAATTGCAAGGGATATTTTGGAAACCTTTAATTTTGAAAAAATTTTTTTTGTTCCTGCTTATCTTCAGCCGTTAAAGGGAGAACTTTTTCTTCCTGCTGAATTAAGGTTAGAACTTTTGAAAGTTTCGATAGAAGGAGAAAAGGGTTTTTCCATTTGGAATTATGAAATAAAAAAAGGGGGAGTTTCTTATACTGTTGATACTCTAAAGGAGTTTTGGAAAGTTTATAGGGAAAAGCCTGTTTTTATAATGGGAATGGATTCGTTTAACTATTTTTATCTTTGGAAAAAACCTAAAGAAATTTTAAAACTTTCGAAAATTGTTGTCGTTAAAAGACCAGGTTACAAAGTGGATGTTGAAAAGGTTGAGGAAAGTTTAGGAGTTTCTATTAAGTTTGTAGAAGTTAATAGAGGAGATTTATTAGACAATAACGTCTTCAATGAAGTAGATATTGTCATCTACAACGGTAGATCAGTAGAAATCAGTTCAACGGAAATAAGAAATAGGCTACAATCAGGACAATCAATATCCTACTTTTTGCCTGAAAAAGCTTTAAAAATCTTGTGGAGGTGGTGGGAAAATGCCTTTCAAAAAAATGTTTAA
- a CDS encoding phosphoglycerate kinase, with protein sequence MPFKKMFNKKTLRDIPKEELHGKRVFVRVDFNVPIENGVIQNDKRIRAALPTINYLIDHGAKVILCSHLGRPKGWDAKFSLEPVADRLSRLLEKEVKFIPDCIGEDVEWEVNNLKDGEVALLENVRFYKEETKNDEEFAKKLAKLVDIYVNDAFGTAHRKHASTYGIAKFVKIAVAGFLLEKEIKYLQKALDNPERPLVLIIGGSKVSGKLEVIENLLNIVDKMLIGGGMAYTFLKALGFNVGKSLVEEELIETAKEIMEKADKNGVKLYIPVDSNNADEFSPSAHAKLTTYKEIPDDMMGLDIGPATVELFREALSDAKTILWNGPMGVFEFEKFRYGTMEVGKIVASHKDALRIVGGGDSVAAIEMLGLEHQIDHVSTGGGAFLEFLAGKELPGVMALSDKE encoded by the coding sequence ATGCCTTTCAAAAAAATGTTTAACAAGAAGACCTTAAGAGATATTCCAAAGGAAGAGTTACACGGAAAAAGGGTTTTTGTAAGGGTTGATTTCAACGTTCCAATTGAAAATGGAGTGATTCAAAACGATAAGCGTATAAGGGCTGCTCTTCCAACTATTAACTACTTGATTGACCACGGGGCAAAGGTAATTTTATGTTCTCATCTTGGAAGACCAAAAGGTTGGGATGCAAAGTTCTCTTTAGAACCTGTTGCTGATAGGTTATCGAGGCTTCTTGAGAAAGAAGTTAAGTTTATTCCAGATTGTATTGGTGAAGATGTAGAGTGGGAAGTTAACAACCTTAAAGACGGAGAAGTTGCTCTGCTTGAAAACGTTAGGTTCTACAAAGAAGAGACTAAAAATGATGAAGAATTTGCTAAGAAACTTGCAAAACTTGTTGATATTTACGTAAACGACGCTTTTGGAACGGCACACAGAAAACATGCTTCAACTTACGGAATAGCCAAGTTTGTAAAGATTGCAGTTGCTGGATTCCTACTTGAAAAAGAGATAAAGTATCTCCAAAAAGCCCTCGATAATCCGGAAAGACCTCTTGTTTTAATAATCGGTGGTTCTAAAGTTTCTGGAAAGCTTGAAGTAATAGAGAACCTTTTAAATATCGTAGATAAGATGTTAATCGGTGGAGGAATGGCTTATACCTTCCTCAAAGCTCTTGGATTTAACGTTGGGAAGTCCTTAGTTGAAGAAGAACTAATTGAAACTGCTAAGGAAATAATGGAAAAGGCAGATAAGAACGGAGTTAAACTTTACATTCCAGTTGATAGCAATAACGCTGATGAGTTTTCTCCATCAGCCCATGCAAAACTTACAACCTATAAAGAAATTCCTGACGATATGATGGGACTTGATATTGGACCTGCTACTGTAGAACTTTTTAGAGAAGCTCTTTCTGATGCAAAGACTATCCTTTGGAATGGTCCAATGGGAGTTTTCGAGTTTGAGAAGTTCCGTTATGGAACTATGGAAGTAGGAAAAATTGTGGCTTCTCACAAAGATGCTTTAAGGATTGTTGGTGGTGGAGATAGCGTTGCTGCAATTGAGATGCTTGGTCTTGAACACCAGATCGACCACGTTTCAACAGGTGGTGGTGCTTTCTTGGAGTTCTTAGCAGGTAAAGAGCTCCCAGGTGTGATGGCTTTATCTGACAAGGAATAA
- a CDS encoding LysM domain-containing protein produces MVRLAFLIALLLCNLAFGEVYKIKIVKKKVGESIRGSGLIIYKVKKGDTLWGIVKKFKLPKSSIKTIARINKIKNPDIIYVGQKIKIPIGTKSEGKILLPQKSKEKAFFPVIRMLGGETADSGGLILKSGKVDFSKHPKISIGGKDYVLDFGNTISKRVQKEVESLGIRVLKSQEELKKLLEKEINSQFGIVKKNGELILGLKDILIYHYDYLSYNPSTGNRIVINLKRDTPETLVKLLNAYSIEVTQPEGKDLEGIVGKLKVLTGGGVDKIAQLVKLLTGKSAKTTENGIEFENLHLFVAFDFIDPEEKVKKELDGYKVVVLSGNLPVDLDNVLSALSVAHKWTRFTVLEPPGTEGTRSKFSIMGIWLSTLKEEWFLIDSVDKPEEIPYLRSRGMNLIIY; encoded by the coding sequence ATGGTTAGACTCGCTTTCTTAATAGCACTCCTTCTATGCAACTTAGCTTTCGGTGAAGTTTACAAGATAAAGATTGTTAAGAAAAAAGTGGGAGAAAGTATAAGAGGAAGTGGTCTTATAATCTATAAAGTAAAAAAGGGAGACACTCTTTGGGGAATAGTAAAAAAGTTTAAATTACCTAAATCTTCCATAAAAACCATAGCAAGGATAAATAAAATAAAGAATCCTGACATTATATACGTAGGACAAAAGATTAAGATACCAATTGGAACAAAAAGCGAGGGTAAGATACTACTCCCTCAAAAGAGCAAGGAGAAGGCTTTCTTCCCAGTAATAAGAATGCTCGGAGGAGAAACTGCAGATAGTGGAGGCTTAATCTTAAAGAGTGGAAAAGTGGATTTTTCTAAACATCCAAAGATTTCCATAGGTGGAAAAGATTATGTTTTGGACTTTGGCAACACCATCTCCAAAAGAGTTCAAAAAGAAGTTGAATCCTTAGGTATAAGAGTCTTGAAAAGTCAAGAAGAACTAAAAAAGCTTCTGGAAAAAGAAATTAATTCTCAGTTTGGAATAGTAAAGAAAAATGGTGAATTAATTTTAGGACTTAAAGATATCTTGATTTACCACTATGACTACTTAAGCTATAACCCTTCTACGGGAAACAGAATAGTTATAAATCTTAAAAGAGATACTCCTGAAACTTTAGTAAAACTTTTGAACGCTTACAGCATAGAAGTTACCCAACCAGAAGGTAAAGATCTTGAAGGAATAGTTGGAAAGCTAAAGGTTTTAACAGGTGGAGGTGTTGACAAAATAGCTCAGCTAGTAAAGCTTCTTACAGGAAAATCTGCTAAAACTACTGAAAATGGAATTGAATTTGAAAACCTTCACCTTTTCGTAGCCTTTGACTTTATAGATCCCGAAGAAAAGGTAAAAAAAGAACTTGATGGATATAAAGTAGTTGTTCTTTCTGGAAACTTACCAGTAGATTTGGATAACGTCCTATCCGCTCTTTCTGTAGCTCACAAGTGGACACGATTTACAGTCTTAGAACCCCCCGGTACAGAAGGAACCCGATCAAAGTTTAGCATAATGGGTATATGGCTTTCTACTCTAAAAGAAGAATGGTTTCTAATAGACTCTGTTGACAAACCAGAAGAGATACCCTACTTAAGAAGCAGAGGAATGAACTTAATAATCTATTAA